The window CCCCGTATACAAAATGGGATCTTTTGTCGTTGCAAATGGTGGTGCATAGGCTAAATCTAAATGGAATAAATCTTCTGCAACTCCACCAAATGAAATTGCGGTTGCTAAAACATCAATTCGTTTATCGACTCCTTGTTTGCCAATAATTTGCGCACCTAGAATTCTTCCTGTCTTTTTATCAGCTAGTGCTTTAATAATTAATTCTTGCCCACCAAGATAATCTGCATGATTGGGCTTGATATTATAGAGAATGCCTGTTTCGATTTCAGCTATTAAAGCGTCCGCTTCAGTTAATCCAGTGTGGGCAATTGTCAGATCAAAAACTCGAACAATACCTGTTCCTAAAATACCACGATGTTCTAAGGTCCCTCCTGTAACTACATCACCAGCAATTCTCCCCATTTTATTCGCAGTTGATCCAAGTGGACGATACATCGGCTTATTAGTAATCAGAGAATAACTTTCTGCAACATCACCAACTGCATATATATGTGGAACTGACGTCTGCATTTTTTTATTCACTTCAATAGCTCCAGATGCTCCTACTTTGATTTGTGCTGACTGGGCTAAGGATGTATTTGGTATCACACCGGCTGCTAAAATGACTAAATCAGCAACAAAAGATTGTCCATTATTTGTTATTAATTCAGTCACATAGCCATTTTGACTAACCGCTTGACTAATTGTTGTATTTAATAAAACATGAATCTGATTTTTTTCAAGTTCTTGCTGCACTCGATATGCCATATCAGAATCCAACTGTTTCAATACCTGATGATTACGTTGAACAATTGTGACTTCTATTCCTATACGAGCTAACTGCTCCGCCATTTCTAATCCAATAAACCCCGCTCCAATAATCATTGCTGTTTTTGGTTTTTCATGCTTAATAAATTCATGAATCCTCACTGCATCTTGAATTCGTCGAACTTGAAATATATTTTTAGTCAATTGATGTTCTAAAAATGCTTCTGGCACAATTGGCTTTGCTCCTGTTGCTAGAATTAATTCATCATACGCATCTAATTTCTTCTCACCTGTTTGAAGGTTCTCCACTTCAATTGTTTGATTTTCAGCATTAATTTTTGTTACTCGATGTTGAGTGAAAATATCTACATTATAGCGCTTCTTAAACCATGCAGCATTTCGTGGCGTCAGCTGATCCAATTCAACAACTTCTTCTCCAATATAATAAGGAATACCACAAATTGAATAAGAAATATCCTGATCCTGATCATAAATTCTAATTTCTGCCTCTTCAGTATTACGTCTTGCTTTAGCGGCGACACTTGTCCCAGCAGCTACCGATCCAATAATGACAATCTTCATAAAAAAACTCCTTTTTTATCTAATTTCCAGTATTATTTCTGCTAGCAGAAACTTAATTTTCTTCAAAACTAAAACTTATTTAATTAATTTGATAACTCCTTTTTTTCAAACCAGCTAGTTGTACCATTCGCTACTTTAACTAATAATAACATAACTGGTACTTCAACTAAGACACCAACAACCGTTGCCAAGGTTGCACCAGATTGTAAACCAAACAATGATATTGATACAGCAACTGACAATTCAAAAAAGTTACTAGCCCCTACCATCCCAGCTGGAGCAGCAATTGAATGAGGTAATTTCCAAAAATATGCCCAACTATAGGCAATCGCAAAAATGAGGAATGTTTGAATAGTTAGTGGAATCGCAATCAATAGGATATGCAGTGGATTATTTAAAATCCGTTCTCCTTGAAAAGAAAAGATAATAACCAAAGTCAACAGTAAACCAATAATCGTAATTCGATCAAATTTTTTCAAAAAAACTGTTTCAAAATAAACTAATCCCTTATTTTTTACAATCAATGTTCGTGTAATAACACCCAATAATAACGGAATCACTACAAATAACAGCGTTGATAGAATTAATGTATCAATCGGAACAATCACATCGCTGACTCCTAATAACAAAGCCACAATTGGCGCATATAACACTAATATAATTAAATCATTAATCGCAACTTGCACCAAAGTATAGGCTGGATCGCCTTTAGTTAAATAACTCCAAACAAAAACCATCGCAGTACAAGGAGCTGCACCTAATAAAACAGCACCAGCAACATACTCTTTTGCTAAATCATAGGGAATAAGCCCTTTAAATACTACGAAAAAGAAAAAAGTAGAAATAGCATACATTGTAAATGGTTTAATCACCCAGTTAACAGTACATGTCACAATTAACCCTTTAGGCTTTTTAGCAGCACTTACAATACTTGTAAAATCTATCTTCAACATCATTGGATAAATCATTAACCAGATTAAAATAGCTGTTGGAATCGATACTTGATAGTAATCAAATTTCCCTAAAACAGTTGGAATAATAGGTACAAATTTTCCAATTAAAACACCTAGCATCATACATAATATAACCCATAATGTTAAATATTTTTCAAAAATACTTAAACCTTTATTTTGTTCGTTTTCCATTAGTGTCTTCCTCCATTTTTTAATTCTAGAAATCTATATACTATATAGAAAAACTTCTATCTATTAACTAAGACTATTCAACTATTTCATAGAATACTTGAACAAATTCTAAAAATAGTTGATCCTAGTTTTCAACTTTATGACAAATACAGGCTTTTGAATTTTGAACCAAGTTTGGAATAATCTCTGAAAGGGAGATCATATTTTGCTCATTTAATGAATAATAGTGCCATGTACCTGATTTTCTTGTTTGAACAATTCCAGCATTGATAAGCACTTTCATATGATGTGATAGTGTCGGCTGAGTAAAATCAAAATGTTCTAATAAATCACAGGCACAAAGTTCACCACACGATAACATATCAATAATTTGAACTCTTTTAGAATCACCTAGTGCTTTAAATAGTTTGGCTGTTCTTTCATAATCCATTATTCTCTCTCCTTTACAAAACATAGATAATCATCTATGTAAAATATAGATGATTATCTATGTTTTGTCAACAGTTCTTGTAAAAGGAGAAGAACCGGTATCATAAAAGAACGACTACAATAACTACCACAATAGACACAGTTGTGGGGGACTTGAACCCACGATCCGCAGATTAAGAGTCACTAGAGGTATGCTTGTTGTGTATCAAACCGTTTGTTTACGTGGATTTTTTCATATAGTTGTCTATTCTCCATAGTATTTCAACCATTTTATGCAATTTTTCTGCAACAAAAATTCATGATTAAATAACTAAAAAAATATTATTAATTCCTCTTGTTGTTAATCGTTATTATCTCATCTTTACATGATTTGTAGGAATAGAATTCACACCCGCAAATTAAAAAACATCGGAACTAACATTTTTATGGGATAATTCCTACATCTATAGTTTTTATTTGCATAGCTTTAAATTATATTCTATTCAGTTTTAGGCAATACATTTTAATAAAATATTATTTCAAACAAAAAAATCACGAAAAACTATAAAGCAGATGTTTTATATAGTTCCATTTTATGAATAAATTAACGACAAACTATATTTATTCAACATTTCTTTAAAATAACTAACAGTTAATGTTTCCGAATTCAATTTCATGTAAGATAATTGCTCCAAGTTAATATTAATACCTGAATTTTGATGCTATAATAAATAATTTTCAAAAAATTTACATATTTGGTTTCTCTCTAATTTTTTTAAACTTTTTAATTCTAGATAATAGTCATAAACATTGCTATATTCCTTTTCTAGATTAAATATAACTTTATTATCATGTACTTCAGCAATTGACCAATTTTTTCTCTAGTAATTTTATTAAATAATCTTTTTTCCTTGTCTTCATTTAAACTTAATTCTAATTCAAAATTTTTTATATTTATTAATATTTCTTTAACCAAAAAAGGATATTCAAGTATTTTTTTAATTTCTGATAGCTTATAATTCAAAGATTTAAGAAATAAAATTTCATTCATTTCTTTTTCAATTAATTCAATTACAAAATATCTTATCCCATTTTTTCTTGTACCTACAGTTATTAATCCAACGTATCAATAATACCTTATAGCTCTTATTGATACGTTGAATTTATTTGCTACATCTGTAATTGAATACAAAATCATCCCCCTTTTATAATATTATTCAAAATGTATTATAATATATTACTTATAGTAATCATCTATATATATTTAAATTTGTTGACAGTTACTTAACGTAATAGAGTAGTATTAGTTTTGGATATTTTATTATTCAGAAAGGAGGATACTTTTAGCATGAAAGGTAGTAAAAAAAATAATCTATATAAAAAGGAGAATGGAAAATGAAGAACAAAAATATTAAAAAAAATATTAAACAGCTTTCAAAAAAATTATTTATATCTGGAGTCATAGCTACAACATTATCCCCCTGCATATTTCCTGTTGTAAATGTTTATGCTTTTAATAGTAGCATTCCTAGTCCCCCTATAGCTTACAAGAATAATTGGTCCTCTAAAATATTAATGGAAAGAGAACAAACATCTGACTCATATATTTTTAAAGTCGATTATAGATGGGAAAACAATTCCGATATAGGAATTGGTGATTATATTGATTATCCCAAAATTGATGGGTACGAACCCGAAGATACAAATGGACAATGGAAAGAATTTTGGGATTCGAACGCAAACGGAACTGGTCAAGTCCTTTATGGATATTATTATGGAGATTCTAAAAATAATATCTATAGATATTTAGTTGGCACAGAATCGTATGAAAATAGTAATCCAGGATGGTCATATTGGCAAACAGCATTTTCAAAATCTGAAACACCTAAAGAAGTTACGGTTCCGTTCGTTCCGGTTGATCCTGATAACAACCCTATTCCAGGGTACACTATTCCTAGCGTTCCAGGTAAACCCGGTGATACAGTTACACCTAACTTGCCTACTATTCCAGGATACGTAACGCCTACTCCTCCGTCTGTTATTGTTCCAGATGTACCTGGAGAACCTATTAAGGTTGTTTATACTCCTGAAACACCTAAAGACGTTACGGTTCCATTCGTTCCGGTTGATCCTGATAACAACCCTATTCCAGGATACACTATTCCTAGTGTTCCAGGTAAACCCGGTGATACAGTTACACCTGACTTGCCTACTATTCCAGGATACGTAACGCCTACTCCTCCATCTGTTATTGTTCCAGATGTACCTGGAGAACCTATTAATGTTGTTTATACTCCTGAAACACCTAAAGACGTTACGGTTCCGTTCGTTCCGGTTGATCCTGATAATAATCCTATTCCAGGGTACACTATTCCTAGCGTTCCAGGTAAACCCGGTGATACAGTTACACCTAACTTGCCTACTATTCCAGGATACGTAACGCCTACTCCTCCATCTGTTACTGTTCCAGATGTACCTGGAGAACCTATTAAAGTTGTTTATGTTCCTGAAACACCTAAAGAAGTTACAGTTCCATTCGTTCCGGTTGATCCTGATAACAACCCTATTCCAGGATACACTATTCCTAGCGTTCCAGGTAAACCCGGTGATACAGTTACACCTAACTTGCCTACTATTCCAGGATACGTAACGCCTACTCCTCCATCTGTTATTGTTCCAGATGTACCCGGAGAACCTATTAAAGTTGTTTATACTCCTGAAACACCTAAAGAAGTTACGGTTCCGTTCGTTCCGGTTGATCCTGATAACAACCCTATTCCAGGATACACTATTCCTAGTGTTCCAGGTAAACCTGGTGATACAGTTACACCTGACTTGCCTACTATTCCAGGATACGTAACGCCTACTCCTCCATCTGTTATTGTTCCAGATGTACCTGGAGAACCTATTAAAGTTGTTTATACTCCTGAAACACCTAAAGAAGTTACGGTTCCATTTGTTCCGGTTGATCCTGATAACAACCCTATTCCAGGGTACACTATTCCTAGTGTTCCAGGTAAACCCGGTGATACAGTTACACCTAACTTGCCTACTATTCCAGGATACGTAACGCCTACTCCTCCATCTGTTATTGTTCCAGATGTACCCGGAGAACCTATTAAAGTTGTTTATACTCCTGAAACACCTAAAGAAGTTACGGTTCCGTTCGTTCCGGTTGATCCTGATAACAACCCTATTCCAGGATACACTATTCCTAGTGTTCCAGGTAAACCTGGTGATACAGTTACACCTGACTTGCCTACTATTCCAGGATACGTAACGCCTACTCCTCCATCTGTTATTGTTCCAGATGTACCTGGAGAACCTATTAAAGTTGTTTATACTCCTGAAACACCTAAAGAAGTTACGGTTCCATTTGTTCCGGTTGATCCTGATAACAACCCTATTCCAGGGTACACTATTCCTAGTGTTCCAGGTAAACCCGGTGATACAGTTACACCTAACTTGCCTACTATTCCAGGATACGTAACGCCTACTCCTCCATCTGTTACTGTTCCAGATGTACCTGGAGAACCTATTAAAGTTGTTTATACTCCTGAAACACCTAAAGAAGTTACGGTTACGGTTCCGTTCGTTCCTGTTGATCCTGATAACAACCCTATTCCAGGATACACTATTCCTAGCGTTCCAGGTAAACCTGGTGATACAGTTACACCTAACTTGCCTACTATTCCAGGATACGTAACGCCTACTCCTCCGTCTGTTACTGTTCCAGATGTACCTGGAGAACCTATTAAAGTTGTTTATGTTCCTGAAACACCTAAAGACGTTACGGTTCCATTTGTTCCGGTTGATCCTGATAACAACCCTATTCCAGGGTACACTATTCCTAGTGTTCCAGGTAAACCCGGTGATACAGTTACACCTAACTTGCCTACTATTCCAGGATACGTAACTACTCCTCCGTCTGTTACTGTTCCAGACGTACCTGGAGAACCTATTAAAGTTGTTTATACTCCTGAAACACCTAAAGAAGTTAAAGATAAAATATTTCCACAAACTGGAGAAAATAATAAAATAACCAATGAGATAACAGTAATTGGTTTAATTAGTATTTTATTAGGGCTACTGGGAATAAAGCTAAAATATAAAAAACTCAATAAATAAAGAAAGTGCCTCAATGAAATGAAGTGATACCCAATAGTTATAACATAACTCGACCAAAGAAATTTGGTCGGGTTTTTATGCGGTTATCCGTTCGCGATATTGAATGGAACTGCAACCTATTCTCAGTAATTTTTTTATTATAGCTTAATGATTCATCCTATTTTTCACCTAAAGTACTTATGTTATCAGCTGTGACACCATCTTTTAATGTATCATTTTTATAATTCCATCAATAATAAAAATTAAAGAAAGGTATGTTGGATATAATAAAAAAACTAAGACTGCATTCATTACAAGAAAAATCACCATAAGTAATTAAACATTCCACTATTTATAATTATTTGCAGGGATGAAAACTAAAAAATGTACCCTTTTTAGTTTCTGCAACAAAATACCTCTAAAATGGATCTTTATAAGTAAGTAATTATTTTTTCACTTACTGTTTTAAAATTTGGTTTCATTTTCAACTCTTTTTATTCTTCTTAATATAATAATCTCTTAGTCATAACTATTCGTCCTATCTTCTTTTTTATCATTATATACAAAAATACCCTATAGTATGGACTTTTTTCAAAGGGTCTATCTTATAGGGTACATTTTAGTAAGTGAATTAAGCTTTCTTTTTTATTTAGATAAACGTTTTTCTGCTACTCGCATATGATCTTCATAGTTATCCACTTTGTGAACTAAGTAGTCAAGTGCCGCTTGCATTTCATTAATTTTTTCTTGCATCAATTCAGCTTGTTCTGTTAAAAGGATTTTACGTGCAGGCACTGTGGCATCATCGTTTTCGTAAATCATTGATAAATATTCACGTAAAATTTCCACACCCATCCCTGCTTTACGCATGATTTTGGCAAATTTCAATTGATTCAGACTACGTTCATCAAAATCACGTAATCCATTTGCTCGGCGTGGTACTGGCAGTATAATACCAATCCGCTCATAGTAACGAATAGTGTCATTCGTTAATTCTGTTATTTCTGCTGCTTCTTTTATGTTCAATTGATTCACCTCGTACTTTATTTCTTTTCTTCTATTATACATCAATCTCTTATTTTTCATGTTTTTAAACTGTTTTTTTACTTGCCCGACCTAATCCTAAAATCATCACCGCTACTACTAGACTTGCTAATAAAGTAAAGCCAGCCATCATTTTAAATTGTACATGGAAGTTACTTGTTGTTGCGACAATAATTGATAAACCAATCGGTCCACCAATTTGGTGCATCATGTTTGTTACACCGCTTGCAATTCCAGCTAGTTCTTGAGGAGCTTCATGAATACCAGCTGATGTCACTGGAGCTAAGATCATCCCTTGACCAAAACCAATCACTATCATCGGTAAGGCAACAGCTAACCAATAGCCATTTGAAAAATCACTTAGACCTGTCCAAGCTAAGCCGACTAATAATATGACTTCCCCAATCATTAATAACTGATCATTCCCCAATTTATTAGCCCAACGTGGCAACTGCAACGCCACCATAAAGTTCACTAACGTTAATGGTAAGAAACCTATACCTGCTTCAAATGGTGAAAATCCGTACTGACTTTGCATCACTTGTGGCATATAAAACCAATAAGGTAACATACTCATCATAAAGAGTAACCGAGCCACATAAGCGCCAGATCGAATGTTATTTTTGACTAATTCTAAGGGTAACAATGGGTAATCAATTCTTGTTTGACGAAAAATAAAGAGTCCTAAAATAACGATACTGCCTAAAATTAACCAAACATTCGTTGATGTTAGTCCGTAAATCAATGCCACTAAACCAATGACTGATAGCAAACAGCCTAAGTAGTCAATTTTAAGTTTAATAACTGGACTGTCTTTCACATGACGTAAAGTTAATAGGATTAAAATAACAGCAATAGGTACATTGATTAAAAAACCTGCTCGCCATGAAATCCAACTTGTTAATCCGCCACCTATTAATAAACCTAAACTAGAACCAATCCCTGCTGTGGCACCATAATATGAAATGGCTTTTTTACGCATCTCGCCTTCGTAGGCATCCATCATTAAAGCTAGGGTTGTAGGGGCAATTATTGAACTACCAATCCCTTGAATCCCCCGCATAATAATCAACATTGTACCACTAGGAGCAATGCCAATCATTAAAGAACTTAAACAAAAGATTGTTAAGCCTATGATGAAAATACGTTTACGGCCTAATAAATCTGATAGACGACCACTTAGTAGTAAAAAGCCACCAAAGGTTAAGGTATAGGCATTTGATACCCATGATAAAGCTGTATCAGAGAGCCGTAAACTTTCACCAATCTGAATCGAGCTTGTAAAGACAATGGAATTATCCATTAAAATTAAAAAATAGGCTAATAAGGTAATGGGTAAAATCATCCCAAATGTTTCTTTTTTCATTATATACTTGCACTTCCATTCTATTATTTGCCTTTAGTAAAATGACTTTACTCATAGACATGACTCCAGATACTTTATCATAATAATCTCATAAACCATTCCATTCTTTCTGGATTATCATGGTCAAAGAAGGCAGATTCTTGCTTGTCTAAGTCCGCAATAGTTGCCAAGTCTTCCGTTGTTAATTCAAAATCAAATATATCAATATTTTTAGCCATTCGTTCTGGTCTCACTGATTTTGCAAGTGCCACAATACCACGTTGCGTCAACCATCTTAAAACGACTTGACCAACTGATTTACCCTATTGTGCACCTATTTTTGATAATGTTTCATTTTTAAATAAGTCTAATCGGCCTTCAGCAAAAGATGCCCGGGCTTCCATTTGAATGTCTAATTTTTCATGATAAGTTCCATCAATTAAACGTTGATGCCATAGGTTCACTTCTATTTGATTGACTTGAACTTTAGCCACACCATTCCTATGAGAGAATGCCATTAATTTTCCAGCATCAAAGTTAGATACATCAATGGTACGAATTTTGCCAGCGGATTGCACAGCAGCTAAAGCACGCCACGCCCCATAAACATCCCATATAGTTGGTGATTCAGGACTAAATCTAGATAATCTAGCTTCATTCTCTCTAATGCTTCCTCAATTGCTTTTGTCGCCTTTTCTTCCCCAACATGTTGAATGAACAATTTTGTTGTAACAAATAACTCTTCTCGTGTCACTAATCCTTCACTAATCGCTCTTTGGATTGCTTCTCCAGTTTCGACTTCGTTGCCATAGGCAATCGCTGTATCGAATATACGATAATCTACTTTAATTGCTTGATAAACTGCCTCTGCAGTTTCTTCTAAAGGGATTTGGTACACGCCAAAACCTAGTTTCGGCATTTTTATTCCGTTATTTAATGTAACTGTATTCATTTCAATTGCTCCCTTTTCATTTGATATACTAAGTAAAACACTTGGAGTGCGCTCACAGTCAAGGGTTAAATTGTATTATTTTAATATTTGTTTTTTTTTCAGTTTTAAGCTACTATTACTATACGTATTTTAGATAACACATAAGGAGAAAAAACGATGACACCTATTATCACACCTTGCACGATTAATGACTTAGAAACATTACAAAAGATTAGCATTGAAACTTTTATCGATACTTTCGCTGCATATAACGATCCAAAAGACTTACAAGATTTTTTAGATACCGCTTATGCTCTGCTACAATTAACGAGTGAATTAAATAATCCAAATACATTCTTTTACTTTGTCCATGTTAAGGATGAGTTAGCTGGTTATTTAAAATTAAATAGTAACGACGCACAGACTGAAGATGACTTTCAAAATGGCTTAGAAATCCAACGCATTTACATTCGTAAAAATCATAAAAAAATGGGATTAGGTCAACTTCTATTCGAAAAATCTAAAAAAGTTGCCAAAGAATTAAATAAAGACCAACTTTGGTTAGGGGTTTGGGAACATAATAAACCTGCCCTAGCCTTTTATGAAAAACAGGGCTTAGCAAAACATAGCCAACATGATTTTATTTTAGGCGATGACGTCCAAACCGATTTCATTTTCGTTCTAGACTTATAATAAAAAACTATTTTCCATCACTGGAAAATAGTTTTTTTAATTTAAACTTATTGACTTGCCGGATGAATAATCATTTCATTTATTGCTGTATCTACTGGCATGTCCATGGCAAAAGCAACGCTCTCCGCAATTCGTTCAACTGGAATCGCCACTTCGTCATAAATGGCTTCCATTACGGTAATCCAGCAGCCATTCCATATAAGACACCTTTACCTATCACATTAATCATTTTAATCATTTGGTCCCATTTAGCGACCTTTTTCTTATTGTAAGTTGAACGAGGTATTAGACCAGCATGGTTAATCCATACATCAATACGACAAGAAACAACAATGGCTGCTGAAGCTAAGGCTTCCACTTCTTCCAACTTAATCACATCTGCCTGTTGAATGGTTACTTGACCTTCTGCTTTTTCACTATCTTTATCAATCTCTTCTAAACGGTTCAGTTTTTACTGCATAACGGTACCAGACTGCACCTTCCTCATTCGCTTCAACGTTTAATAAATCAAATGCGATAGGATGATCTTCTGTTAGTGCTTCTTTCACTTCAAATAACGTTTGTGTATCCGTAGAACCATCGGCAACTGGTGCCATAACAACACTTAGCTCATCGCATAATCCTTGTTGCAATAATGACCAGTTTAACACACCACCGCCACCTAGCATCAGCGTCTCAATACTAAACTTTTCTTTTAATCTGGTTAACGTTTCAGACATATTAATCTCTGTTTCACCAACTACTATATATGAAATCCCCAATTGTCTTAAATGCGCTTTATAAGCTTCTGAGACTTTATTTGTCAGGACTTCAATAATGTGAGCTGTGGTATTTTTATACGTAATCGTATTTTCCACCCAACCTAAATGGCCTGAACCATCGATTGAAACATAGTATTTATCTGCTTGATGTTCAGCCATAAAATCCCCAGCTGGAACTGGTTGACTTGGTTCAGCTAATTTTAATTTTCGGTGTTGCGTAAAATTATCTTCTGAAGTCCTTCGACCTGATAACCATCCTTGGTGCTGATAATATCCCGTATCAGTAAAAGCTAAGTCATAAAAAAACTCACTGGCTTTTTTACCTTCTGGTGTACTCATGTAATTTCCCATGATTTTGCCATCTAAAGATGTTAACATGTGACAAAAAACAAATGGTCTTGTCATATCAATCACCCGTCTTTCTAATTTGATATTCTTAGTATACTACTTAGAGTTAACTCTAAGTCAAATAGAAAGGAAGATTATTTTTTATTTCGGTCAAAAGATTCTACGGCATCTTCTGCAACAACTATAGGAAACTTTTGGAGACGTTTATTTTAAAAATGAATAAAAAAAGAACACCAACATAGGAAATATGCTAGTGTTCTAAGTATACCGGCGGCCGGGGTCGAACCGGCACGCCCTTGCGGGCACAGGATTTTGAGCTTGGCTAGGGTAAAATCGGTTCGCTTTGGTTAGCGTTAATTAACACCTTTTAAGCCTTGGTATATATGAGTTTTAAAGTAGTTTTGTGCGTAGTTACTAGCTTTGTGAAATAGGGCTAATTTGCACGTTTTCTGGATATTCGCGGGACATTGGGTAGACATTTTTTATAAAAATAAATTGACAGTTAGTTCATATCCTCCTATATTTATTGACTGATATATTTTTTTATTCATGATTAAGCATTCATCAAAAGCCCTTGTTGTCTTGTTGCCAAGAAAAGATTTCATAGCAAGGAAAGCAAAGGAACTAAGATTCTATATTTAAACTATTTATCTATATATTTTTTCAAGGTTACTATTTATATCATTCAAAAAATTTTTAATCCAACGTAGTAATTCATTCTTATTTAAGGGGCTATCTTCTTTATTCTTATATATGTTGTTTTTACGTAAATGATATGCTGATAAATATTCATGATGGACATTGCCTAATTCATCTCTCAAAAACTGAGATATTTCTATTCTATTAATTTGATAGTCAGCCCTAATATCCAAGATATTTTTCCCAATAGTTAATGAAGCTCCCCCATATTTACCGTCTGAATTACCAATTACTTCATTGTCTGGATTAGGATTAACGAGTTTATTTTGATTTCCAAAGTTTACTATATACTCTGTAATCCATTTCATTTCATTTCGTAAAATTTTATATTCATCTTTTTCAGCGGTAATCTCTTTTATTAATTGAGAGAATTCATCCGGTATATTATCTAATTCTCTATTTATCGTATCTGTTTGAATTGAAATTAATTTATCCGACTTTTCAATGACTTCTCTTCTGGAATTATCTAATTTTTCTCTCAAATCAAATATCTCTTTCTGAGCACTTTCTAAATCATCTAGAACTGTTCCTCTAATCCAACCAAGCATTCTATCTTTATTTTTCTTTATAATATCATTTAGTTGAAAGGACACTTCGCCTTTGATTTGCTGACTATTGGACACAAATGCTACTATTTCATTTTCAAAAATATCTTTTCTAAATTTGTCAAACTTTGGATTAGATAATTCTGATT is drawn from Carnobacterium gallinarum DSM 4847 and contains these coding sequences:
- a CDS encoding DUF4062 domain-containing protein, with protein sequence MEKKFQVFISSTFKDLESERQEIVQAILKADHIPAGMEVFKGGRSQDEIIKEWLTDSDIYILLLGARYGSLRSKGDMSYTEWEFNLAKEFNIPHFVIALDDTYINAKYGAIESELSNPKFDKFRKDIFENEIVAFVSNSQQIKGEVSFQLNDIIKKNKDRMLGWIRGTVLDDLESAQKEIFDLREKLDNSRREVIEKSDKLISIQTDTINRELDNIPDEFSQLIKEITAEKDEYKILRNEMKWITEYIVNFGNQNKLVNPNPDNEVIGNSDGKYGGASLTIGKNILDIRADYQINRIEISQFLRDELGNVHHEYLSAYHLRKNNIYKNKEDSPLNKNELLRWIKNFLNDINSNLEKIYR